TCACAGGACAGGCCTGCTCGTGGACGGACTGGGAAGGCACTTCAACACTAGCAAAGCTTTGATCCTCTTTTTTGATCATCAAATGCTCATTTGTGAATTCAGGCTCCAAACATGAGGAAGGTAATGCAAGACTCTTGGCTGGGGGCGGAGCCTGTTCTGTTTGTTTATCTTCTTTGTCCggctttttcattttgcactcTTCATTGCTCGTTTCCATTTGGGTCTTATTTACTTTTGGCTGAGCTTCAGAAAAGCTTTTGCTAACTGATGACGGGCTAGCTTGATCGCGGCGGCTATGAGACCGTGCCCCTTTCAGGATCTCTGACGGTTTAAGGAGGGTCTCCTGACCCATCACCACTCGAGTGTCCATGGTCTGTGAGTCTGGATAATCACTCTCCACCTCGGAACCGGTCAGAACCTAGGGCGATACACGCATATTAATATCATATCATTATCATAAGAAGAATATATCTCACAAGCCTAACACGGACTTTGATTCTCTCCATTTTAACAGGGACAAGGCGGCCACAAGGTCCATGACCGCCTAACTTTACGGATAATCTCGGCAGGTTGTTCTGCCGCTGGTCAGACCCTTCAGGTTGAGGTCTTGGAGTCCCACTGGAGTTTGATGTCGCATGAAATAGTCGGGGTCCAAACGGGGATGTGTGTGACGGTAGGAGCTTCTGAGGGGTGCTTGGAGAAGGGCTTGAACCGCTTTCGGAAGGAGAAGAGCCACAGTCGCTGGGCGTGGACGCTGTGGATGGGTGTCTGCTTTTGCCTGGAAAgtataaaaatcatttttaaaagctttgCTTCGTAACAATCTTCGTCAAGAAGATTCAACTGGAGTGAGTCTCTTTCTGTGACACAGAAGGAACAGAGGCTTCATTTTAACTAGGCCGTTGCCACCGTGACCTCAATCCGCATGCTGATTGGCCATTTTGACACACAAGTGGTACAGCTCTGTGCCAGccaccgacacacacacacacacacacacacacgcatgcgtcACCCTGCCGGTTATCACTATCACCGTGCTTCCTCACTATCGCTCGTAGCTGTAGCGAGTGCAAGCATCAGCACTTAGCATCTCTGCTTGATCTCCACCCCAACAATAAGCTctgaagtgtgtttgtgtttgagctGAGTCATGCCTTGACCCTGCTAAGCATAATCACACAGTGTAGCCAAACAGGACAATGAATGCTCACCGTGGCTAAATTGCTAAAAGGAAACGAGGTAACTGTAGCCTAaatgttagctagctagcgtaTCTCAGCAGCAGTTTCTTAAATAGCTGTATGCTGCTCCTTTGGGGGAAGGCAGTGAAACAATAAGTGGAGCAGAATCACTGAGGCTGCAGCGCTTCCTCGACGGGCCTGAGGGGAATTAGCTAGTGCTCTGacgaaaaatagaaaaaaacaacaacaattgactTTCATTCTTTAACACAGCCACCACTTGTCACTCTGTGGCCACCCTCTGGGCCACTTCCACAACCAGaagaacatttttcattttgacatgGATATAGTCTTCTTAGACCCCTTGGTACCCTTCtacaattgtttattttatattatcaataataatgataataataatgatcataataatgataataataataataatagtcgTAGTTCAATTGATCTAAAaggaaactaaaaaaaatgtgttccaGTAAAGAACAACATCAAAATATAACATTAGTTTttactttctattttttatttagacCTGCCTGTATTATGAGTGAGTTCCTAAtatgtgcattttatttaatcaaaccCTGATTGTGGCTGGTATGATAAAACAATGACTTCTAAGTTACAGAGAGAGATATAAGAATGCAGTTCGGCCACCCCTAAGTGAGGCGGTGCCACCTTGGCCACCCCAGAAAGATTTCTGGCTACGCCCCTGGGTGTAACTATTGTCAACAGTTTGTCAACCTTCCATAACATCACAAAGTTTTAACATCCAGCAGCCAAGCCTGTTCTTGCCATTGTGCACATTTGATTTCTGCCATGCTGCTGTGTCATGATCCAGCTAAAGTACTCAGGGAGGGAAGGGCGGAGCCATAGCTCATCCGACAGTTCCCAAAACTGCATACTGCATGAAGATGAAACTGCATGCGCATGAAGACATGGCGCAGAGGATGAGGCGGTGCACCGAGGGCAGGGTTCCGGAAGgggccccccaaaaaacatcatttcTGCAAGTCACGGGGTTAAGGGCGGGGGAGTTTCTAACCGTAACTATCATCCGGTTTAGTGATGCCAAGCAAGTGCATCACGGAATAAGAGCTCTTATTAGCAAATAGTCgacattgtatttttatactCGATCACAGCCTCCTGGTGTATTGAAAAGCCCCAGAGGTCCTACCTGGTCCAGGGAGTCCGGTATCATCCTCTCCCAGCCCCGGATGCTCGTTGACGGATCTGTGAGCGCTCTCCCCCGGCATGCTTGTCTCGTGGCTGCCTCTCTTTGGCTCTGACGCAACAATAAAAGCCAGAAGAGACAAGGTGAACAAGGGGAGGAGGGATGGcgatggaggaagaggaggaggaggggggagcgGAGTACTTAGCGACCTGCTTCTTCCCTGCAGCACGTGTTTGTGGATGtcagattttttctttttgatgctGCTTTGGTGTGTTGAACTCAAACTAACCGTCTAGTATGCGCCTGTTTATATGCACGTCGAATCCGCAGTCTCATGTGCAattcttcctctcctccctccctctctatCCGCTTCTCTGCCAGCCAAGCTCTGACTGGATCTTGGGGAGATGATGTCAGCAGATTTTCATGCATCCCTCTCAGTGCTGCCCTCAACTGCAAAGAAAGATATtgcaaaaacaagacaaccaAGAGAGGAAAGAGAAGCTCACAAGGAGCCAACTAAATGTGTCTAATTACATCCTTTCTGCCTCGTGCAAGGATCGCATCCCTAATGAGCCCCCTCAGGCCAGTGAGAGCATctgttcacccccccccccccccccttacagTATCTGCCTCCTCCTTTTCATATTTTGGCAGATAAGTGAATGCATAGGCGCTAATGGAAAGAGAAAGACAGAGGAGGCTGCAAAGCTCAGCCGCATGATCAGCAAGGGCAGTTTCTATGGCAACCCAAAACTTCCCACGGCACTGTTAAGTGTtacagagcagagcagaagTCATGACGAACATACAAATGGGTCTAATGGCTTCACATTGACAACACAGTACAATTAAATGTGATGATTTATATGCGTGGAGTGTGCTTCACATATTAGTGCAACTGagctaaacacaaataagagTTTAAATTAAGTGAATTGCATAATCCTTCCTGACATGACTAGAGTGTCCAAATAATGATTTCTTTGGGGCTTTGGACTCAAACGTGAAGCAGTGTCCACACGACAGCAGAAGTAATTAAcaataaaacactttttaattCCATCACATGATGACTCAAACACATTCATAAATTATTACCATCGATTGAATGCTTTCATAGATCACATCTTAGCTAAATGTTCTGTATTCCTTACAGATGCTGCAACTCAGAGCTGAGCGTATCCAGAACAAGTGAAGACCTTGCTGCTGGTTTTTCTGACTCCGGAACCTCTTGCTCAGCATCTCCATGGAAACAGGGAAAGCCCCCAAACACGTTGCCACGGGAACAACAGTCAATCTATATATGATATTTAGTTGGGTTTGTTTTCggtgcacacacactcctctGCAATGCTGCACTCTTcaatgtatgtgtgtttgtttactgCATTCCCCGGTGTTCCGTTTGTGAGGGAAAGCTTCTGATTTAGCCGAGTTTGCAATTGTGATCAAGGTGAGCCGGTTCACTTGGCCATGTCCTCGGCTACAGCCTTGCCCATCTTGTCCTTTAAATAGGACAACTTCTGATGCTCCGACTTCAGTTCCAACCACTCGTAATAAGGAACCTGAAACAGGAACGCGCATTTCGATATTTTGCCGAGCTGCCACAGATTGGTTGGACAAAGGAAAAGTGTGATGATCATCATAGAACCAGAACTTGTTGCAATCAAGGAGAAAGAcaataatgaatgaaaatcacaGCAGAGCTCCCCCTGCTGGTTTGCCAGCGCGTCACCAAAGTTAATAGTGAGCAGATCAGTTGTagaaatttcaaaatcaaaaaaaaaaagaaaaacggcgGCTTCTGCGcattgaaaacaatttcaatgTTTTAGATTCAGTGTCCTAAAATATATTAATTGAGAGACACGGGTTAATTATTTAAACTTTTCTTACGTCAACTAAGATGAAGCCGGCAAGTTGCAAGTGTCGCTTCATCATGGTGAAGCGCCCCAGAAGGTCTTTACTCTTGGAGCCAAAGTTGGGGAAATCCCACGCTAGAAAAGCCATCCTTAAACACAACACCGGGAAGCACGACAACTTTAGCAAATAAAGACATGGacacaaaaatactattttccCTAACTCACCGCCGTGCCCCTTCAGGTAACGCCTGCTTCCCGCCACCGTTCGGAAGATGAGGAGCTCTCAGCTGGGATAAGTCGATGGGCTTGTTGTCACTATCCACGACCACTTCACCCTCTGAAGAGTGGAAAGATATTCGCAGTGGTCTTATAAACTAGTCACGCTTTCTGTGTGACCACAATCGGCCGCCTTACCGATAGTCCATCCATACACAGTGCTGACGCCCGTGCGAAGCATCTCCGGCCTGTTCACCAAAATATCCAAAGTCTCTCTCAGGTTGCTCTGCAGTGGGGAGAGTGTGGAGGTACTGGCCGGGACAGGCGGAACGTCCATGCGGGATGAGGATAATTCAGGATGCTCCAGGTGCAGTGTGGCGGCGACATGGAGCACTTTTAGTCGGTAGTTCTCCACTCGAACCGGACTGCCATCTGCGGTGGGGTGAGGGCAAATACGATCGATATGTTTTGGGACTACTCGCGCTGGAGACGTGCTTCTCACTTGACAACTTGGCGACGTGTTCCGGCTGGATGAGCGGGCTGAGATAGTGAGGCTTGGCCTGCTGGAGCACGCACAGGGACCATGCGACATCCGTCCGAAGAAAAGGCTCCATTTCCGAGAGGGAGCTCTCCAGCACGGGATGAACCTGAACGTAACACATACAAACAGTATCAGTAAATATATGAGGGTAAAAACAGTTACAAATGGATTTTAATACTTTctggctcacacacacactcaagttGCTGCCGCACTTTAAAAACCAGTGATGAGATGGTAGCATCGTCTTACTTTTGCATAGAACTCGTCTCCTTTGCTCGGCTGAAAGTTCAGTCTGGCAAACGTCATGAGCATGTTACACAGCTGCAGAGTGCTGTATTTGTCACTGTGCTCCACATAGTGCtggggaacaaaaacaaaggttcaaaaataaaagaaatcatttgaaCAAGACGGCAAGAAGGACTGACCTCGGCAAAGGCCTCAAAGAGCGGGATGTGGAGCCATTTGAGGAAGCCCATTGATTTTGCAAAGCGCATAATGTCTCCGGAGGTCAGTACAGACACTCTCGGCAGCAACTCGGATGCCATTCGCTGAAACACTTGCGATTGGTGGAAATTCAGCTTACCTGGAGAAGCACAATGATGAAAGAACCAccaacttttaaaatgtaatcaaaTACCATAGCATAAAACTAAAACGATGCCATGTACTGATGTGAGACCAAACATAAAAAGTGTTACTACCAAACGCAAAGGCCACATGGAGTATAAGCGGAGTGGTGAACTCTGCCGACGGTTTCTGCAGGAGATGGTAGGACAGCGCCCTGAGGAGGGGCACGGATCTGCGGCTCAGCACAGCTAAAGACACGGACACTTTGCGAATTTCTTCAGCTGAAAACACTTCGGCGAGCTCCAAAGCCTtcgagaaggaaaaaaaaaaatagctgagTATACATAGAGAATTTTTATGCGACACATTAGCTGGGGCATTCATTTACTGAACTGCGCAGTGTGTACATTTTCAGACTTGCCACTAGGAGGCAGCATAATACAGTCATggcaatataaaaataatacaaattacacatttaataATATAGACCTCACCGTACCTTGTCTTCTAGTCTGTCCATTAGGACAGGCGACAGGTGTTGTCCTTTGGAAATGAGCGCACAGACAGTTTTGGCATCAGAGATTTCAGTCCAGCGCAGTTCCAGCTGTTTTAGCGCTGCCGTCACAATGGCTACGTCCTGCGGCGCCTTTCTGCCGCTCCCCCACTCAGCCAGGAAGGAGAGCTGTTTGTAGCCGAATCGGCGGATCCGCCACAAGACCTCCGTTTGTATAGAAGCCAACACCGGATCTGTACCGGGGACGCCCATCACCCAAAGAGCCCGCAAGACGGACACAAGACTGCCGTTCCACACAGTTGATATCTGGAAGATACAGAAATGGGTCAGTCATCTTCTCGGTTTTGACATCTGGCAGATTCCTCACCTGCTGAGTTATAGTGTCCATGATGTCCCGCAGCCTCGGGTCCTTGGTATGCAGTTGGTGAGTATTACCCTGCGTCTTCTGCATCATCCTCGTCCACGCCAACAGAGTAGAAGCTGCTTGATTACCATTTCCTCCATGTTGTTCCCAGGCAACGAGGATCTCCTCGGGCACCGCGGCCTTTTCCAGAATCTCATCCAGCTGGGTGCGAGTCGGCACGGTTAAATACACCTCGTCTTTTGTCAGCACCCGCCTCTCGCATAGCGACCTCTCCATAGTCCACGGCCGACAACGATTCCTCTGCACGTTAGCCAGGCCGGTGACTGATGGAGGCAGGCGAGCGGATGAGGTTCGAGAGGAGGCCCTGCATAGCAGAGGGACATATCTGCCCAAGAAACGAGTGGCCATTGGGCTCCGGAGGTGAGGCCACACCAGAAAGAGGAGAATATAATCTCAGTTGTCAGCAGCCAAGTCCACCATTCCACATTTGTCCTAAAATGACATTGGACAACATAGTGAGTCTTACACACAGACGGTGAAACGGACTTTGTGTTATGACCACATGCGATGTAACAAAAGTGGACAAAACAGGAAAGCTCGTTTTTTAAATCAGTAAATGGATTCAGAACTTCACCTTTTACGAATCCCTTATTTCTACACAAGTTAATATTACATAAGTACAGCGTGTGAGTACTATCGTCACCTCTCACACAAGTCATGAGTCTCTATTTTGCTACTAGCCTAACAAGTCAACTAGTAAGCGCAATTGACAAGTAGTACCGAGAGACAGGACGTGCGTGCAAAGGCAGCGGTGATCTAGCTATCGAGAAAAGTGAAATGCTGACCTTGTCGCGGAGACGAAAGAGGACTCAATCAGTAGTTTCTTCTCCTCTCACGGGTCTTTGCAAAAGGCAGTAGCCCGGCATGTACCGCAGCACCAATGATTGTCATAAACAACGCACAACACAAATTGTATTATATACTTAATGGAAATGGCGCTTCACATGGAAATTCATGATGCAGACGCCGGTCGCAGGAAAATTACGTCAGAGGCCATACGTAACGGACTTACGTCACATCCGGATAATCCCGTT
This DNA window, taken from Syngnathus acus chromosome 16, fSynAcu1.2, whole genome shotgun sequence, encodes the following:
- the tbrg4 gene encoding FAST kinase domain-containing protein 4, which gives rise to MATRFLGRYVPLLCRASSRTSSARLPPSVTGLANVQRNRCRPWTMERSLCERRVLTKDEVYLTVPTRTQLDEILEKAAVPEEILVAWEQHGGNGNQAASTLLAWTRMMQKTQGNTHQLHTKDPRLRDIMDTITQQISTVWNGSLVSVLRALWVMGVPGTDPVLASIQTEVLWRIRRFGYKQLSFLAEWGSGRKAPQDVAIVTAALKQLELRWTEISDAKTVCALISKGQHLSPVLMDRLEDKALELAEVFSAEEIRKVSVSLAVLSRRSVPLLRALSYHLLQKPSAEFTTPLILHVAFAFGKLNFHQSQVFQRMASELLPRVSVLTSGDIMRFAKSMGFLKWLHIPLFEAFAEHYVEHSDKYSTLQLCNMLMTFARLNFQPSKGDEFYAKVHPVLESSLSEMEPFLRTDVAWSLCVLQQAKPHYLSPLIQPEHVAKLSNGSPVRVENYRLKVLHVAATLHLEHPELSSSRMDVPPVPASTSTLSPLQSNLRETLDILVNRPEMLRTGVSTVYGWTIEGEVVVDSDNKPIDLSQLRAPHLPNGGGKQALPEGARRMAFLAWDFPNFGSKSKDLLGRFTMMKRHLQLAGFILVDVPYYEWLELKSEHQKLSYLKDKMGKAVAEDMAK